One window of the Desulfovibrio sp. genome contains the following:
- a CDS encoding MerR family transcriptional regulator, with protein MPDHNDEKTYRIGEVAELLNLKTHVLRFWETEFPQLAPLRTGKGQRLYTEEHVGLLRRIRQLLHEQGMTIEGARRVLQGSAVVDESLPERVAAVPDPDFMRMLKRELTAVRRLLNGG; from the coding sequence ATGCCGGACCACAACGACGAAAAAACCTACCGCATCGGTGAAGTTGCGGAACTGCTCAACCTCAAAACCCATGTGCTGCGCTTCTGGGAGACGGAATTTCCCCAGTTGGCGCCTTTGCGCACGGGTAAGGGGCAGCGCCTTTACACCGAGGAGCATGTGGGCCTTTTGCGGCGCATACGGCAATTGCTGCACGAACAGGGCATGACCATTGAAGGCGCGCGCCGTGTGCTGCAAGGCAGCGCCGTGGTGGACGAAAGTCTGCCTGAGCGCGTGGCCGCAGTGCCTGACCCGGATTTCATGCGCATGCTCAAACGGGAACTGACGGCGGTGCGCC